From a single Glycine soja cultivar W05 chromosome 19, ASM419377v2, whole genome shotgun sequence genomic region:
- the LOC114400094 gene encoding serine carboxypeptidase-like 45 isoform X1, with protein MTMLPHPFTMIATIIIVLAQTLVGVNSLPEADKISNLPGQPHVKFQQYSGYFSVDNQNQRALFYYFVEAEKHPTSKPVVLWLNGGPGCSSIGVGALVEHGPFKPDSNVLVKNHFSWNKVANVLYLESPAGVGFSYSSNASFYTLVTDEITARDNLVFLQRWFTEFPEYSNNDFFITGESYAGHYAPQLAQLIVQTKTNFNLKGIAIGNPLMEFDTDLNSKAEFLWSHGLISDSTYDLFTRVCNYSTIRRQTIHGNLSDVCAKINGLVFTEVSNYIDQYDVTLDVCLSSANQQSYELNQMQETQKIDVCVDDKAVTYLNRKDVQKALHAKLVGVSKWSTCSRVLHYDRRNLEIPTISILGALVNSNIRVLVYSGDQDSVIPLLGSRSLVNGLAKELGLNTTVAYRAWFEGKQVAGWTQVYGGMLSYATIRGASHEAPFTQPQRSLVLLKAFLEGKPLPGVK; from the exons ATGACCATGCTACCTCACCCATTTACTATGATTGCAACAATAATCATTGTTCTTGCACAAACACTTGTGGGGGTGAATTCACTTCCTGAAGCTGATAAAATAAGCAATTTGCCGGGGCAGCCACATGTCAAATTTCAGCAATATTCTGGTTACTTTTCCGTGGATAACCAAAATCAGAGAGCTTTGTTTTATTACTTTGTTGAAGCTGAAAAACACCCTACTTCCAAGCCAGTAGTCCTATGGTTGAATGGAG GTCCTGGTTGTTCATCTATTGGAGTTGGAGCTTTAGTTGAGCATGGCCCTTTCAAACCAGACAGCAATGTTCTtgtgaaaaatcattttagttgGAACAAAG tGGCAAATGTGCTATACTTGGAATCACCGGCTGGTGTTGGATTTTCCTACTCTAGCAATGCATCTTTCTATACATTAGTGACAGATGAAATTACAGCTAGGGATAATCTTGTTTTCCTGCAGCGCTGGTTCACTGAATTCCCTGAGTACTCAAATAACGACTTCTTCATTACAGGGGAGAGTTATGCTG GCCACTATGCTCCACAACTTGCACAACTTATTGTTCAAACAAAGACCAACTTTAATCTTAAGGGGATAGCA ATAGGGAATCCTCTTATGGAATTTGATACTGATTTGAACTCCAAAGCTGAATTCCTTTGGTCCCATGGACTGATTTCAGATTCAACTTACGATCTCTTCACCAGAGTCTGCAACTATTCCACTATTAGGAGACAAACGATACATGGGAATCTTAGTGACGTTTGTGCAAAAATAAATGGACTGGTGTTTACTGAGGTTAGCAACTATATAGACCAATATGATGTCACTCTTGATGTGTGTCTGTCATCAGCAAATCAGCAGTCTTATGAGCTGAATCAAATG CAAGAGACACAGAAGATAGATGTTTGTGTGGATGATAAAGCAGTCACATACTTAAACAGGAAAGATGTGCAGAAGGCTCTCCATGCTAAGCTTGTTGGAGTCTCAAAATGGTCAACTTGCAGCAG AGTTCTCCATTATGACCGTCGGAATCTAGAGATACCAACCATTTCTATTCTAGGAGCACTTGTTAATTCCAACATCAGAGTTCTGGTATACAG TGGAGATCAAGATTCAGTTATCCCATTACTGGGATCGAGATCTCTGGTGAATGGATTAGCCAAGGAACTTGGACTAAATACAACAGTTGCCTATAGAGCCTGGTTTGAGGGAAAACAG GTGGCAGGATGGACACAAGTATATGGGGGCATGTTATCATATGCCACCATAAGAGGAGCATCTCATGAAGCTCCCTTTACTCAACCACAGAGATCACTCGTGCTACTTAAAGCATTTCTAGAAGGAAAGCCATTACCTggtgttaaataa
- the LOC114400094 gene encoding serine carboxypeptidase-like 45 isoform X2: protein MTMLPHPFTMIATIIIVLAQTLVGVNSLPEADKISNLPGQPHVKFQQYSGYFSVDNQNQRALFYYFVEAEKHPTSKPVVLWLNGGPGCSSIGVGALVEHGPFKPDSNVLVKNHFSWNKVANVLYLESPAGVGFSYSSNASFYTLVTDEITARDNLVFLQRWFTEFPEYSNNDFFITGESYAGHYAPQLAQLIVQTKTNFNLKGIAIGNPLMEFDTDLNSKAEFLWSHGLISDSTYDLFTRVCNYSTIRRQTIHGNLSDVCAKINGLVFTEVSNYIDQYDVTLDVCLSSANQQSYELNQMQETQKIDVCVDDKAVTYLNRKDVQKALHAKLVGVSKWSTCSRVLHYDRRNLEIPTISILGALVNSNIRVLVYRWQDGHKYMGACYHMPP, encoded by the exons ATGACCATGCTACCTCACCCATTTACTATGATTGCAACAATAATCATTGTTCTTGCACAAACACTTGTGGGGGTGAATTCACTTCCTGAAGCTGATAAAATAAGCAATTTGCCGGGGCAGCCACATGTCAAATTTCAGCAATATTCTGGTTACTTTTCCGTGGATAACCAAAATCAGAGAGCTTTGTTTTATTACTTTGTTGAAGCTGAAAAACACCCTACTTCCAAGCCAGTAGTCCTATGGTTGAATGGAG GTCCTGGTTGTTCATCTATTGGAGTTGGAGCTTTAGTTGAGCATGGCCCTTTCAAACCAGACAGCAATGTTCTtgtgaaaaatcattttagttgGAACAAAG tGGCAAATGTGCTATACTTGGAATCACCGGCTGGTGTTGGATTTTCCTACTCTAGCAATGCATCTTTCTATACATTAGTGACAGATGAAATTACAGCTAGGGATAATCTTGTTTTCCTGCAGCGCTGGTTCACTGAATTCCCTGAGTACTCAAATAACGACTTCTTCATTACAGGGGAGAGTTATGCTG GCCACTATGCTCCACAACTTGCACAACTTATTGTTCAAACAAAGACCAACTTTAATCTTAAGGGGATAGCA ATAGGGAATCCTCTTATGGAATTTGATACTGATTTGAACTCCAAAGCTGAATTCCTTTGGTCCCATGGACTGATTTCAGATTCAACTTACGATCTCTTCACCAGAGTCTGCAACTATTCCACTATTAGGAGACAAACGATACATGGGAATCTTAGTGACGTTTGTGCAAAAATAAATGGACTGGTGTTTACTGAGGTTAGCAACTATATAGACCAATATGATGTCACTCTTGATGTGTGTCTGTCATCAGCAAATCAGCAGTCTTATGAGCTGAATCAAATG CAAGAGACACAGAAGATAGATGTTTGTGTGGATGATAAAGCAGTCACATACTTAAACAGGAAAGATGTGCAGAAGGCTCTCCATGCTAAGCTTGTTGGAGTCTCAAAATGGTCAACTTGCAGCAG AGTTCTCCATTATGACCGTCGGAATCTAGAGATACCAACCATTTCTATTCTAGGAGCACTTGTTAATTCCAACATCAGAGTTCTGGTATACAG GTGGCAGGATGGACACAAGTATATGGGGGCATGTTATCATATGCCACCATAA